In the Chitinispirillales bacterium genome, GTTTTTGAAGTCGTAGAAAATGTAACCGATTTATTGATAATAGAAAGGAAACGCGAAGGAGACGCGTTGTGTGAATTTTTGTTGAAATCGCTCAACTTAATCGACGAGAACCTTTGCAAAATAGAAAGTTACGCTCCGCAGCGCATTGAAAAATACAAAAACAAACTGAATACGGCGATCGATTTGCTCAGGAAAGACGGTATAGACGAGCAAAGAATTTCTTTGGAAGTTATTTTGACGATTGAGAAAATTGATATTACAGAGGAAATTACACGACTTAAAACACATATTTCAGCGACAAAAAACTTGATAGAAAATGAGTGTTCTATCGGGAAAAGGCTCGGATTTTGGTTGCAGGAAATAAATCGTGAAATAAACACCATAGGCTCCAAAGCAAACGACGCCGCAATCGCCGGCGTCGTCGTGTCTATGAAAGATACGGCGGAGCAAATGCGGGAACAATCATTGAACTTATTGTAAATAAAAATAAAAAGGAGGGATTTGTGAGTAGAATCAGCGACGCGCAATATGAAATGGACCTCGACAAACTTGAAAAAGAACGAGGAATCAGCCGCTACAAAGCGGTCTTGATGGTTGCAAAAGAAGCAAGATGGCTTAACGACCAGCAAAGAATCGCAGGTACGGAATTGGGTGGAGAAAAACCGATTTCCGTCGCTCTTCAACGTGTATTTGACGGAAAAGTAGTCGAAACGGATGACGAAGCTATCGGCTGAAAATTCCAATTCAAAAAATATTCTTTTAGGAATATCGGGAGGAATTTCGGCGTATAAAATTCCGTTCCTTGTTCGTATTCTCAAAAAAAGAGGACACAACGTAAAAGTTATTCTTACAAATTCCGCAAAAAAATTAGTCGCAACGGATACATTAAAAACACTTTCCGGTTTTCCGGTTTACAGCGACGACAGCATTGATTATGATATGAACCATATTCGGCTGAATGAATGGGCGGACGTATTTGTTTTAGCTCCCGCAACGGCAAATTCCATCGCAAAAATGGCTCACGGAATTGCCGACAATCTCCTTTCTACGACATTTCTATCACTGACTTGTCCTATAGTCGTGGTTCCGGCTATGAATACGGCGATGCTGGAAAACGCCGCGACACAGGCAAATATTAAAAAACTTAAAAACCGTGGAATTATAGCGCTTCCTACGGCAGCCGGAGAATTGGCGTGCGGCGCAGTCGGCGCTGGAAGAATGATAGAGCCGGACGACATTGCCGAATATGTAACTCTTGCTTTGCAAAATACCGATTTATTTGGAAAATTCGCCCAAAAAACAATCTGTATCGCTTCCGGACCTACTGTCGAGCCTATAGACGCAGTTCGTTCGATAACAAATTCTTCAAGCGGAAAAATGGGAGCGGCGCTTGCAAGAGCGGCGATATTCGCCGGCGCTAAAGTCGTCGTCGTCTCAGGACCGGCATCTGCAAAATTACCGACGGGAATCGAATTGATAAAAGTTAATACCGCATCGCAAATGCGTGACGCGATGATGAAAAATCTTCCCGACTGCGATATTGTCGTCATGGCGGCGGCTGTCGGCGATTTTCGAGTTGAAAACGTTTCAAGCGAAAAAATTTCTCGTGAAAATAACGCACAATATACGATAAATTTAATAAAAAATCCCGACATCGCTAAA is a window encoding:
- a CDS encoding YicC family protein; amino-acid sequence: MFSQSMTGYGRFERSFASGKYSVEIKAVNSRFIEIQCRMPRIFNPLELQIRKYIADKLERGSININLSFEAASEETNIDFDEKSFSQYVNLFDKLAKSCQKTADFSDFMRFLTPFTKDIIVSKPKEYSVDELSKEVFEVVENVTDLLIIERKREGDALCEFLLKSLNLIDENLCKIESYAPQRIEKYKNKLNTAIDLLRKDGIDEQRISLEVILTIEKIDITEEITRLKTHISATKNLIENECSIGKRLGFWLQEINREINTIGSKANDAAIAGVVVSMKDTAEQMREQSLNLL
- a CDS encoding DNA-directed RNA polymerase subunit omega; its protein translation is MSRISDAQYEMDLDKLEKERGISRYKAVLMVAKEARWLNDQQRIAGTELGGEKPISVALQRVFDGKVVETDDEAIG
- the coaBC gene encoding bifunctional phosphopantothenoylcysteine decarboxylase/phosphopantothenate--cysteine ligase CoaBC — protein: MTKLSAENSNSKNILLGISGGISAYKIPFLVRILKKRGHNVKVILTNSAKKLVATDTLKTLSGFPVYSDDSIDYDMNHIRLNEWADVFVLAPATANSIAKMAHGIADNLLSTTFLSLTCPIVVVPAMNTAMLENAATQANIKKLKNRGIIALPTAAGELACGAVGAGRMIEPDDIAEYVTLALQNTDLFGKFAQKTICIASGPTVEPIDAVRSITNSSSGKMGAALARAAIFAGAKVVVVSGPASAKLPTGIELIKVNTASQMRDAMMKNLPDCDIVVMAAAVGDFRVENVSSEKISRENNAQYTINLIKNPDIAKEIGKKKKTEQKLVVFSLETNGGIERAIQKMSQKNADLCVFNDADDALGKDCSKITIIRKDEQIFEFDKQSKTVSAAKILELL